The genomic window CTTGGCCACTTAATAACCGCAAATGTTTGCCTAAATCTGCACACAACTAGAGAATTGCATTCTGGCAGCGACCAAAAGTTGTGGCCAGGTAAGTCGGGTAAATAAGGTAAAATACTTCCCTTCAGCCATGTTtacaattcattttaataaagtcACAAAAGCGACCGTGTGTGCGATTGAAAGGGCCATACAAGGGGCGAGTGAGATGGTGAGATGGTgagatgtgtgtgtgtgtgtgcgtctgTGTGTGCGTCTGTGTGTGCGCCAGGTGAGCCCGAAGggaacataataaaaatatgaaaatcaaGTGAAATCATTTccattcaaattcaaatggcAAGCCAGAACGCCAAAGGAAGCTTCATGGCCAAAAGGGAGGCGAAGTGTCGACGGGGGAAGGGGGCGCGGCATTCTGGGAAACTGTGCCAGCTGAAAACTGATATTCAATTCAATCAGTTCTGCCTGAGACCTCAGGGAAGCGACTAAAGCACCGACGATGGAGGTAAGAAAAAGGGACTgcactctaaaaaaaaaagatttggaaaatttcaaatattcaTTTTCAAAATGGCTATATATAccaattttatcaaatttaaaatatcacCTTTTTAAACTTAAGAAATTTCagagaaaattataaatttagaaCTGATGAATTCGCGAAAATTACTAAATGAGAATTAAAAGTTATCAAACAATGTAATTAAGCATGTAATATATACTATGTAAccatatataattaaatatatatatttataattttttttagatttccTTACTAGGTTAGCATATTTGAAAAGCCCACAATATGAATGTTATCAAGAGCTAAAAATTTGCTTTTTCAATAACCATTCCTAAATAATGTTATCTCTTATGGTACAAAAATTCTTGATTTTGTTCGCTGTGTTGGCGGTAGAATGGTTCCGAGTTCCAAATGTGGTTAGTTCCTAATGTGACGCCTTACagacgtgtgtgtgtgcgagtgtgtgtgtgtcaatGGCTGGAACTGATTCTGATTGAGAATCCTTCCTCGTCCGGACCTCTCGATTGATGGAGTTAAGCCACAGGAAATCGGCTGAAAAAGAAGCCGTACACTCTCGCACGGCCAGATATTTTATGGGCGCGACGGCGGCCTTCACCTACACTTCACCACCTGTTATACATAGCCAACCAACCACCTATCCACCCATCCACCCAATCTTCTGTTTTCGCTGGCAACTTTGCGCCTCCATTCactttaacaataaatttcagcaaataaatcaaaatgtaaCAGAAGCCGTGTGGAATTTTCAAGTGGCAGGTGCCACAGCACAGCATCCTACCACCACCCCGCCTGTAGCCACCCTGCACCACTTTGCACCACCCTCAACCAGCCCCTAAAAAGCGAGCTcaaagtttttgatttttgtgcaaaaaaaaaaaaattaaataaaaaaacaaaaatgtttaccaaGGCCTGGGAATCGAATAGGAAGGGGGCGGGCGGGCGTAATGAAAAAATCAGGCTACAAATAAATGGGGGAAATTTTCACCGTAGGGAGTATCCGGTACATCTCTATTGAAAACAGTTTATTTCCATACTTTGGGCTGAAAACCTGTCTTTGGCACTTTGAAATTTGGCTTAAAATAATTGGACCATGGAATGTTAAATCTTTATATACTCAACCCACCTGCCTACACTTATTTAACATagcaaattaatatataatttaattttatttgactaAGGCAACGAATACAGTTCATTAAATggctaaacaaaatattttaaaggtaTGCCACTttgaaattagtttaaaattggcagatttagtttttttgatTGCCAGCCATCGGAAACTTAAAAATAGCCTACATGGAAGAGGTAAAATAAGATTGGCCAACactaaatacaaatatttgaatgcagattAGTTGAGCATTAGCAATAGCAGCTTTTTTCGAGGTATGTTGTTTGTTGCTTTGAAATCGGTTTAAATTCGgtagttaaagaaaaaaacaattcatttaaacGGCTGATCCGCATTAAAACCCGGTTTAATGTTTGACCAACtgttttttttcccatttggTGATACGTTTTTGCACTCGTATACTTTATTCTGTTTGACTTTTAACTTTGGCTCACATTTTCTCCctacttgtttatttattttaattggtttatttttgtgcattttgaTTCTTGatgtattaaaacaattatgtCAACTTGCTCTAGCCTTTATCCTTTTCTGGGAAACTTTTACCCTTGTTGTTGGACacctttttttaagttttcaagaatattttacctttttttttggagggCGGAAGGTCAGATGGCTGGGGGAGGGGGGTTGGCTGTTCATCAGGACATCAGCAAGCAAATGATGTTAAATCGCACGGAAAGTCACAGCGTGAATCCTGTCCAGCAGGACTTTCCCGCGGAGAAGTCGTCGTTCGTGCCATTGAAGATGCCACACTGTCATTGATgcgtgtgtgggtgggtgggttgCTTTAGTTGGGTGGTTTACCCCCCCACAGGACCTACCACCACCCCCTCGTCGTCCTTGGCTCATTATAAACGGCGGCCACTGTTGCACGGACGtcgacgatgacgacgacgacgacgacgtcgCTACCTGTTGGAAATGCAAACAACGCGGGCAGAGGTCCTTGAAGCGCCTGCGCTGGAAGCAAATCTCCACAAGGTCGTCCCGTTGGGTGGCCACCCACTGTGCTCACTGCTGCTCCTTTCATTCAAATCGGCAATGACTTCGTTCTGGAGACTTACGAATGCCACCAAAAGTAACGGTCAGTTCCTTAGAAATTGTAAAGACCGAAAACAGAATGggattcttttaaaattctacGAAGCAAAGTTGTGCAAGTCTTGCATCTAGGAAAAGTGCACTCATTTAGCCAATTCCTCGGAAATGGCTCCctataacaaacaaaaaatttctgGGGTAAAGATTATACAACCGAATTACACCCATGAAGTTTAAACTATTGGGTATGAAAAATTTCTGAATAAGAGTAAGTATTAAATGAAGACACGAAAGTATCAAACTAAAACTTATGTGGTTTTAATATAAGACCCAAGAATACAAATTTAGACTCTTCGGAATAGAAAAGCAActagttatattatttagtatttaaattatctttaatatttttattaaaacttaactttcatttttgtttttgggtgtAGTTCTCAATGAGAATGAAAGCATTCATTAGCAGATGCAATTCCAGGAAATTggcttaaatttttccccatttttgtTGTGCTTTTGACTTGAGGAAAATCTGCCATTTGAAATGCCAATGGTAGAATTTATCCGACTCTTTTCCAAGAAAACAACTTCCTTTTGCATCGCTTCCAAGAACTAAATTTTCTACGAATCGAAAATGCAAGTTCGAAATATTGACAGCAAAtctgtttaaatttctttaaaaaaaacaatttttacggagatttcagttttatttagaCAATAACAGTAAGTGtgccatttaattttatttgtgcaaATATCTGATCCATAAAAAGAAGAACTTTCAGTTTTTCTACTTTTCTTTAATCGCCAAACGTAGTACATTTTCTTATCAAGCTtttaaacaacataaaaacaaagaaaaagttataaaaagtatataaagaTAATACTATAAAGAGTCTGGCATTTATCTAGAGCTTTTAGTTGTTATCTTGATTTTGTAGAGCGTAAGcaataaaaagaatataattaaatgtcaaaaaaaattgtataacaGCAAAACACacttttacaattatttaaataaaatatgaatcaCGGGGTTTCCttgagaaaagaaaacaaatatgagTTTCAGAATAGCCTGGAGATTTTAACAATATGTTGCtgctaaagaaaaaaaatatgtattaaattattgtataagaaaaaatataatttacagaATTGACGGGAGAGTTAGACTCTTTGTAGCTGCTAAAGAAATTAAGTTATATTGTtggctgtaaaaaaaaatgatttaatctAAAGTATTTGTAGCTGCTAAAGAAATGAAGTTATATTGTTGGTTGAAGTGAAGTATTGTGAGGACAAATATTAGTCACATTATAAACTGGagatttaaacaatttgtagcTGCTAAATAAATGAAGCTATACTGTTGGTTGAAAAAAACCAAGTATTAAATCTATAGTACGAGGAAAAGGCCGCTTATGAGCCATACAAAACTGGAGACTAAAATTCCCGCCGAACCGGAATTCAAGGGAACAGTAAAATTCGGATGCATATGATCCAAATTGTGGGTGCTGGGCAAATCCGTGAAGTAGTTGGCCCAAATGGCAAAGGTCAGCAGGTCGTTCTGCTGCCTCACAAGGTTTAAATTCACAAATACGGGTTTATCTGGATTTGCGGCCGCCTCGGGTGATTCCGTCCAATCGAATTCCGATACAGCAACGGGCAGGAATAGAGCATTCAATGTGCTGGGCATTATTAAACGACGGCCACGTGGAGCAGCTGGAAAATTGGCAGAAATATTTAGCTTGGTGAAGTGATGCCTATTGACGACATCTTCGAATTCGGGGAATATGTAGCCACAACTGGAGAGATGCTCATTGGTGCAGGCGAACAGAGCACAAGTGGCCTGCTCCGTGCGATCCACTCGAATGGCCGTGGTCTCATTGCCCCAATAGGCGGCTATTCTATAGCGATAGGCTTTGGCCCCACTGCCGATGACCTCGCTGGACTCCGTCAACTTCCGTGCGATGGCAAAGGTGCAGCAGAAGCTGCCGTGACACAGAGTACGCTCCAAACTGAGGAAATTCTCCTCGAGCAGCTCACTTTCGAAGATATCCACATTGTAGTCCTTGTAGGTGGCAACTTTCGTCACTCGGGCGGTTTTCAATTGGGGCGTGAACAGAGGCGTAAAACTGGGTACCAGTTGACCATGCTCCTTCTTCGGCACCTCCGCAATCAGTAGCTTCGTGGTGGGCTCCTCGAAAATCTCCGCTACCAGTCTGCCACCGCGACCGGCATATATCCCCGATCCTGTCGTCCGTCCACTGGGCTCACTGGCATCGGCGGCCAGCAGATTGACATCGTTGCCAAAGGCCCAGCCCTCTTGCAGTTGAACGGCGCCCAGAAATGGCAGTTCCGAAAACCAATAGGTGGGATAGACGATATCGGTGATGTTTAGCTCCCTTACCAATTTCATAGCCGGCTCGTAGAACAACATATCGAAGCAGATGAAATGGCCAAAGGTTACCCCAAAGTCGGTGGTAAATGTGGCAATATCGGGGGAGCGGAGCACCGCCGTTTCCACATACTCGTGACGCCACAGATGGGTCTTCCGGTATCGCGAGATCACTCTGCCCCTGCGATCGAACACTACGTTCGTGTTGAAGTACAGAACTCCTGTCGCAGGACATGGTTTGAAGGTGTCGGAGCCAGCTCCGTTGGCGCAGAGTTCCTTCTCCACCAGATTAATGACCACATAGACGGCATTGGATCGCGCCGAGCACGAAAGTTCGATGAGGAAGAGCTCGTAGTCCGTCTGATAGCAGGGCGTCACATTCTCGGATTCGTGGGGCACAAAGGTGGCTGTGCTCCGACTGTTGAGGATATGCTCGGGGAACACAATGATGTCCACATCGCCGGCATCTTTGATGATCTGCTGGAAGGATTCCGATGCGAAAGTGGTCCGTAGCCTGGCATTATCGCCATCCGGCTCTTTGTGTTCCACCACCGCTGCCCAATAAGTGGGGTCACCAGGCTTCGAAAGCTAggggaaaaatatatatattatcagTATTTTATCAGTATCAGtatttaaactatatttaccCACTggaaacataaataaataactgcaAGCATATATCGCCTAGAAGGAATCTATACTAGTATTCTGAAATTGCGTATACGACTGGGagaacaagaaaaaatcaacattAGGATTTAGAAATTAAGTATACGACTagaataacatttaaatatattcaaaatgtGAAGATCAAATTAGTTATACTcaataataatgtaaaatataaacaaattttagttttttatcgCGAGTTTTCCGAGTTTTTGTaatcaagttttaaaacaaaaaatgtatttaaataatatgtcGACTATGCTTacttttacctttttttttacttataatGAACagtaaacttaaataaaataaaaatatctgtTTTTCGATATCGGATAAATTTACCTGTTGAGAGCTAGTGAAAAACACAACTAGGAgcaaaaaacacaattgaaTGGACTTCATGGCGGAACCGTGGCTAAAATTCAACTGCCAAACCATCGTGATCTTGGCCAAAAACGAAGACTACGCATTAAGTGCAGGGCCAGGAACGAAATTGTTATACCTTCCATATAGacaaattattttgcaaaGCGGCTACGACCAGATTATGTATTTCGGCCGATAAGACCTGTGATTATATCTCTTATCTCAGGTGAATCATAAACGCCAATTATCAACGGGTTAATGGTCTCTTAAATTCAAATGTTCGGGGGTGCTGAAAAGACTATTTTAAATGAGATAGCAATTTACTACGGTATAATATTAATCTGACTCAAACAAAGAAAGATATGAGaaaaattcgcaaaaaatgaCAGATTATGGTGCCATTTCATCAGCCGACTTTTATAATCATTACTCTTTGAATAACTTCCCTGGtctattcttaattttttagttatttttgaCGAAACATTCagtgatttaatttaatttaattaactagCCTATACCTAAgatcaattttattaattactaaaattttaaaaactcttaaaataaaccacattcttgtgaaaataaaaactacgTAGAGCATCAAGTGAAAACTGAATTACTCAGCATTTGCAAAACAAGACTAAAGATTAGTTGTTTACTTAGGGtagcatttaatttaacttactTAAGAGAGTTTATCAGCTGCAACATTCAAAAACGATATCGATTAGTGGAACAATCGAACAATCGACTTGAGCTGAAAGCTTCCGCACCGGTCACGCTGCGCCAGCTGTTGTTATTACGATGATGAGGGAGGAGTGAGAAAGTGAGTCGATTCAATCGACTTTTGTAGAGGTGGAAAAACATCGAAGTCCCCGACAAGCATCGATATTTTGACATCGATGTTGGCATCGATGTTTCTCCACCACTAATCTCTACTTCccgcaacaaaaacaacacttTCAGAACAACAACAGAGTCAGTAACTACAACAACGTAACGATATTGTAATCAATTTGTTAACAGTTATTAGCGGGCTACCAAATAATAATAGCAACAGTTCCAATGCGCCCAACGTACGGTAAAAAGCATTCCAAGGAGACCACCTAGAAAGAGATAGAAAAACGGTGAAGGTCGCTGCAGAATGAGaaagagcgaaagagagggagatAATTGATTCGCAGGTTAGTTGTTTTTGGTGTGTGTTTGTGAATATTCTATTAACCCCTATGTGCTTGTGTTGACATTCTGTTAACCCTGTGTGTTTGCGTGTTTATTCAGCCAGCAACTGATATAATCAATCTTTGATTGCTACATAAATCTTGACGGCGAAGCAAAACAAATCGAGATCCGAACCGGATTAACTGGCATCTGGAATACCTCCCGCGGAACAGTATATCTCCCATTTCGAAGGTAAGTGATACCGACTACGATTGCCGCGTATTTCTTATCGGCAACGTGACAATCGACCGATTTGCCGATtaaatttctaatttaaaaattggcaATTCATCATGATATACTTAGtcatttatacatatataattttcaCTTATTTGCTTGGATTagcataattaatttatgctgatgtattgttttgttttgtttcttaattttcgtACCATAATGTGCTTAGCACAGATCACTTTTAATCATACTACCGAATTTCATCACActcaagaaatttaaaataacaaatttaaaatgaattttgaataGTGAATAAACCTGAAAACTGcatgaaaaatgcaaatgactacaaagtttgtatttattgtagAAAAGGGAGTGTTTAATGACCAGTGTACTCTACATAACTAGTTCTAgattatttaattcaatttacacAATCAGAACAATGTTCTGGGGCAAATCAAATTGTTTAGCCATGATGACAACATTCTTTGGCGaactaattatttttacaCAGCAAAAGCAATGAAATTCACTTCCAACCTGTATTTCTCCTGCAAAACAACCGGTAACAAAGAATTTTGGACagataaatacaaaaacaaaaaccctcgacatcaaaattaaacaatatatgtatgttacTTTGATTGTTTGTTTTCGTAGCACTTGTGCTGTAGTGGCTTCTAGTAATCCACGTTTTGGTGATAAAACCATTTTAGGAcactataaaaaaatcataaaatattaatgtcaTACATATATCTTAACCTTCCTTAAAATAATCATTAAGAAAGCAATATAATTCCAAACCGTAGCCATATGATACTTTAATTCATTTGTTTAAAGCCAATAACAATGTTGATGATACTTTTAAGAACAccaaacactaaaaaaaaccatagaactagtttaaagttttaatattattatatttatatttttgttatacatTACTTAAGaagactttttaaataattataatatttaaatttaattttttttattggcatGATATTATTTACCAATTATAATGCTGATATTTTGGGATATCATATTATAAGCCAATCAGTATGGatcttatattaatataacattaaaaaaataataataattcaaatttatagtttttgacatgatatatatattttctgatATGTTTGTGATATTATATGATATACCAATCAGTATGGAtattactttaatattttaaggcataattttgataaatacCTTTTAAATCGGTTCCTTTCAGATATGGCCTTGAATCTGAAGGCCCTTCTGGGCATGTTGTTCGTGTTCATCGGTTGCTGCAGCAACGTGGTGTTCCTGGAGCTGATAATCCAAATCGATCCGGGTGCGGGCAACCTGATCACCTTCGCCCAGTTCTTGTTCATCGCACTGGAGGGTCTGGTCTTCACCTCCAAGTTCTTTACGGTGCGTCCGAAGATTGCCCTGAAGGACTACGTCATATTGGTGGCCCTGttctttggagcgaatgtgtgCAACAACTATGCGTTCAACTTCAACATACCCATGCCGCTGCACATGATCTTCCGCAGCGGATCACTGATGGCCAACATGATCATGGGCATTGTGCTGCTAAAGAAGCGCTACAACCTGCGCCAGTACAGCTCGGTGGCCATGATCACGGCGGGCATTATCCTGTGCACGCTGGTGTCCAGCGGCGATGTCAAGGATAACACACACCACAGCCTCAAGGTGGACACCTCCTACTCGGACTTCTTCTGGTGGTCGGTGGGCATTGGTTTGCTGACGATCGCCCTGCTGGTCACAGCCTATATGGGCATCTATCAGGAGGTGATCTACAAGAGGTACGGCAAACATCCCAGCGAGGCTTTGTTCTTCACGCACATGTTGCCCCTGCCGGGATTCCTGATTATGGCGGGCAACATAGTGCAGCACTTTGGCATTGCGTGGTCGTCGGAACCAGTGGCGGTGCCACTACTTGGAGCCATTGGCCTGGAGTGGAAGTTCCCGCTGATGCTGTTCTACCTGCTGTGCAACGTGGTCACCCAGTACGTATGCATCAGCGCCGTCTATGTGCTGACCACCGAATGTGCCTCGCTCACCGTCACCCTGGTGGTCACGCTGCGCAAGTTCGTCTCGCTGCTGTTCTCCATCATCTACTTCCGCAATCCCTTCACGCTCAACCATTGGCTGGGCACCATCCTGGTCTTTTTCGGCACCATACTGTTCGCCAATGTGATCAACCAGGTGAGGGACGCCTATCGGGCCAGGCGGAGCGGGAAGGGCCGCTTCGACACCGCTCCGGTGGCCAAGAAAGTGGAGTAATCTGTAATCCCCATCTCCGATGGCTGTGTTGGATCATCCTGCTGCAGAGGCCATTAACCATTAGTTCGTAGTCCTAGCGCcttgtttgtaaataaaatacaattaaattcgGAATACGCTTACTGTTAGATGCCTCTTAGTCTGTTTCGTTAGCCTTTGATTATCGCAAAATGAGCGTGTTTTCATACATTTTCtattgttatacccttgcagagggtattataatttcagtcagaagtttgcaacgcagtgaaggagacgtttccgaccctataaagtatatatattcttgatcagcatcactagtagagtcgatctagccatgtccgtctgtccgtctgtccgtccgtttatatgcaaactagtctctcagttttaaagctatctgcatgaaactttcccaaaagttgtctttctattgcaggtagtatataagtcggaacgagccggatcggacgactatagcatatagctcccataggaacaatcggaaaaataaatgaaaaaaaattataacttttctgttttttattttttgtttagttcttcgacattt from Drosophila gunungcola strain Sukarami unplaced genomic scaffold, Dgunungcola_SK_2 000086F, whole genome shotgun sequence includes these protein-coding regions:
- the LOC128264950 gene encoding vanin-like protein 1 isoform X1, which gives rise to MVWQLNFSHGSAMKSIQLCFLLLVVFFTSSQQLSKPGDPTYWAAVVEHKEPDGDNARLRTTFASESFQQIIKDAGDVDIIVFPEHILNSRSTATFVPHESENVTPCYQTDYELFLIELSCSARSNAVYVVINLVEKELCANGAGSDTFKPCPATGVLYFNTNVVFDRRGRVISRYRKTHLWRHEYVETAVLRSPDIATFTTDFGVTFGHFICFDMLFYEPAMKLVRELNITDIVYPTYWFSELPFLGAVQLQEGWAFGNDVNLLAADASEPSGRTTGSGIYAGRGGRLVAEIFEEPTTKLLIAEVPKKEHGQLVPSFTPLFTPQLKTARVTKVATYKDYNVDIFESELLEENFLSLERTLCHGSFCCTFAIARKLTESSEVIGSGAKAYRYRIAAYWGNETTAIRVDRTEQATCALFACTNEHLSSCGYIFPEFEDVVNRHHFTKLNISANFPAAPRGRRLIMPSTLNALFLPVAVSEFDWTESPEAAANPDKPVFVNLNLVRQQNDLLTFAIWANYFTDLPSTHNLDHMHPNFTVPLNSGSAGILVSSFVWLISGLFLVL
- the LOC128264950 gene encoding vanin-like protein 1 isoform X2 codes for the protein MLAVIYLCFQWLSKPGDPTYWAAVVEHKEPDGDNARLRTTFASESFQQIIKDAGDVDIIVFPEHILNSRSTATFVPHESENVTPCYQTDYELFLIELSCSARSNAVYVVINLVEKELCANGAGSDTFKPCPATGVLYFNTNVVFDRRGRVISRYRKTHLWRHEYVETAVLRSPDIATFTTDFGVTFGHFICFDMLFYEPAMKLVRELNITDIVYPTYWFSELPFLGAVQLQEGWAFGNDVNLLAADASEPSGRTTGSGIYAGRGGRLVAEIFEEPTTKLLIAEVPKKEHGQLVPSFTPLFTPQLKTARVTKVATYKDYNVDIFESELLEENFLSLERTLCHGSFCCTFAIARKLTESSEVIGSGAKAYRYRIAAYWGNETTAIRVDRTEQATCALFACTNEHLSSCGYIFPEFEDVVNRHHFTKLNISANFPAAPRGRRLIMPSTLNALFLPVAVSEFDWTESPEAAANPDKPVFVNLNLVRQQNDLLTFAIWANYFTDLPSTHNLDHMHPNFTVPLNSGSAGILVSSFVWLISGLFLVL
- the LOC128264960 gene encoding UDP-xylose and UDP-N-acetylglucosamine transporter; the encoded protein is MALNLKALLGMLFVFIGCCSNVVFLELIIQIDPGAGNLITFAQFLFIALEGLVFTSKFFTVRPKIALKDYVILVALFFGANVCNNYAFNFNIPMPLHMIFRSGSLMANMIMGIVLLKKRYNLRQYSSVAMITAGIILCTLVSSGDVKDNTHHSLKVDTSYSDFFWWSVGIGLLTIALLVTAYMGIYQEVIYKRYGKHPSEALFFTHMLPLPGFLIMAGNIVQHFGIAWSSEPVAVPLLGAIGLEWKFPLMLFYLLCNVVTQYVCISAVYVLTTECASLTVTLVVTLRKFVSLLFSIIYFRNPFTLNHWLGTILVFFGTILFANVINQVRDAYRARRSGKGRFDTAPVAKKVE